One window from the genome of Leptolyngbya ohadii IS1 encodes:
- a CDS encoding PAS domain-containing hybrid sensor histidine kinase/response regulator — protein sequence MNTLTAPEAAFFFERSLDLFSVIGLDGYFKRLNPRFSELLGYSEAELLSQPFITWVHPNDHSATLAEVEKLKAGAPTLLFENRYRTQNGSYRWLAWTAAPQLEEGTMYCVARDITEQKQTETALRQSEERWQLALRGSNDGIWDWNVQTNEVFFSPRWKTMLGYREDEISNHLDEWAKRVHPEDIGWVTQAIQDHFNRKTPFYVSEHRVQCKDGTYKWILDRGQAIWDEAGNVLRMVGAHTDVTERRLLEAALQQANQELEQRVAERTAELERVNAALKESEERNELAMAVARMFTFEWQPDTDRVTRSANCRGIPGLTDTSLYDDTGSSWFRFIHPDDRDRFQAVLRGLTPDNSSYHILYRVVCPNNRVVMLEEIARALFNDQGQLLRLIGIAADVTERQQLQADLEASQAALQQQLVEIETIYRSAPVGLGFFDPDLRFVRINQHLAEINGLPVEDHLGQTVREALPDIADRLELLLEQVIQLTEPIVDVEVHGTTRAQPGVERDWLASYYPQTDLDGRVVGINVVVQEITERLRAEQALRQSAARLEYVLDAVQFGIWEVNLQSQPYKAEPRSLKHDQIYGYDALLPEWDYDTFISHIHPDDREQVAQKFQDTVTTHIDWKVECRIIRADGELRWVWISGSLYRDETGQPTVLMGLIADITERKAAEEALRQSEERYRTLFASIEDGFCIIQMQFDSEQTPVDYEFLEANPAFEQQTGLVNAVGRTARQLLPTLEDFWFNTYGKVALTQEPIRFENGSEAMGRWFEVYAFPTGQPEEHKVAILFREISDRKNYETQRERLLQQEQAARTAAEHANRTKEQFLAVLSHELRTPLNPILGWAKILQFPQVSHDRLQQGLATIERNAKQQVQIIDDLLDISKITQGKLTLQFASIDLADPITSAVETVQLAAQAKNIHLEVLLEPIGGLVNGDAGRLQQVVWNLLSNAIKFTPPGGQVTVHLSQDAHNAQITVSDTGKGIQPEFLPHVFELFRQQDSSTTRSFGGLGLGLAIARQIVEAHGGTITAASEGEGQGATFTVQLPLLSTPQPQSFDAPILPPAGLQNLRVLVVDDEPDSLELVKIVLDGEGAIVSTASSAIEALEMLQQTSFDLLISDIGMPAQDGYALIQQVRALPHPKQNIPAIALTAYAGETNQCQVIAAGFEAHFAKPLSPQPFVELIKTLIN from the coding sequence ATGAATACCCTGACTGCCCCTGAAGCCGCCTTTTTCTTTGAGCGGTCGCTCGACCTTTTCTCCGTTATTGGACTTGACGGCTACTTCAAGCGCCTTAATCCCAGATTCAGCGAGCTTCTGGGTTACTCAGAGGCAGAACTCCTAAGCCAGCCCTTTATTACCTGGGTTCATCCTAACGACCATTCAGCAACGCTGGCAGAAGTTGAAAAGCTGAAAGCAGGCGCACCTACTCTTCTCTTTGAGAACCGCTACCGAACGCAGAATGGCTCTTATCGCTGGCTTGCCTGGACTGCCGCTCCCCAGCTTGAGGAGGGGACGATGTACTGCGTGGCGCGGGATATCACTGAGCAAAAGCAGACTGAAACCGCACTGCGGCAAAGCGAGGAACGCTGGCAGCTTGCCTTACGAGGTAGCAATGACGGTATTTGGGACTGGAATGTCCAGACCAATGAAGTATTCTTTTCCCCTCGATGGAAAACGATGCTGGGCTACCGTGAGGATGAAATTAGCAACCACCTGGATGAGTGGGCAAAGCGCGTCCATCCTGAAGATATCGGCTGGGTCACTCAGGCGATTCAAGATCACTTCAACCGCAAAACGCCCTTTTATGTGTCCGAGCATCGGGTGCAGTGCAAAGATGGCACGTACAAGTGGATTCTCGATCGCGGTCAGGCTATCTGGGATGAAGCGGGTAACGTGCTGCGAATGGTCGGTGCCCACACCGATGTCACGGAGCGGCGATTGCTGGAAGCCGCTTTGCAGCAAGCCAACCAGGAACTTGAACAAAGGGTTGCCGAGCGCACCGCAGAACTGGAGCGCGTCAATGCTGCCTTGAAAGAAAGTGAAGAACGCAACGAGCTTGCAATGGCTGTCGCACGAATGTTTACTTTCGAGTGGCAACCGGACACGGATCGGGTGACGCGATCTGCAAATTGCAGAGGCATTCCCGGTCTAACCGATACATCTTTGTATGACGACACTGGCTCATCGTGGTTTCGGTTTATCCATCCAGACGATCGAGACCGCTTCCAGGCAGTCCTACGGGGGCTTACTCCCGACAACAGTAGCTATCATATTCTCTATCGTGTGGTGTGTCCCAATAACCGGGTTGTCATGCTGGAGGAGATTGCCCGCGCCCTATTCAACGACCAAGGACAGCTCCTGCGGCTAATTGGCATCGCCGCAGATGTCACTGAGCGGCAGCAGCTTCAGGCAGACTTAGAAGCGAGTCAGGCAGCTTTGCAGCAACAGCTGGTGGAAATTGAAACCATTTACCGGTCGGCTCCCGTTGGCTTAGGCTTCTTTGATCCTGACCTACGATTTGTCCGGATTAACCAGCACCTTGCCGAGATCAATGGACTACCTGTCGAAGACCATTTAGGACAAACGGTGCGAGAAGCCCTGCCGGACATCGCGGATCGTCTGGAACTCCTGCTGGAACAAGTCATTCAATTGACTGAGCCAATTGTTGATGTAGAAGTGCATGGGACGACTCGTGCCCAACCAGGAGTTGAGCGGGATTGGCTGGCTTCCTACTATCCACAAACGGATCTAGATGGGCGAGTTGTGGGAATCAACGTGGTGGTGCAAGAAATCACTGAGCGTTTACGTGCAGAACAAGCTCTCCGGCAAAGCGCAGCGCGTCTTGAATATGTGCTGGATGCAGTGCAGTTTGGCATCTGGGAAGTGAACCTGCAATCCCAGCCTTACAAAGCCGAACCCCGATCGCTCAAGCACGACCAGATTTACGGCTACGATGCCCTGCTGCCCGAATGGGACTATGACACCTTCATCTCCCACATCCACCCGGACGACCGAGAACAGGTTGCCCAGAAGTTCCAAGACACGGTTACAACCCACATTGACTGGAAGGTTGAATGCCGCATTATCCGCGCCGATGGTGAACTGCGATGGGTTTGGATCAGTGGCAGCCTCTATCGAGACGAGACCGGACAGCCCACGGTACTGATGGGACTGATCGCCGATATCACAGAACGCAAAGCGGCAGAGGAAGCCCTGCGTCAGTCCGAGGAACGCTATCGCACTCTGTTTGCATCGATCGAGGATGGCTTTTGCATTATTCAAATGCAGTTTGACTCGGAGCAAACGCCTGTAGATTATGAGTTTCTGGAAGCCAATCCCGCGTTTGAGCAACAAACTGGACTGGTTAACGCCGTCGGTCGAACTGCCCGTCAACTATTGCCCACGCTCGAAGACTTTTGGTTTAACACCTATGGCAAGGTTGCTTTGACCCAGGAACCGATTCGCTTTGAGAATGGCTCTGAGGCGATGGGGCGCTGGTTTGAAGTCTATGCCTTTCCGACTGGGCAACCGGAAGAACACAAAGTCGCTATCCTGTTTCGCGAGATTAGCGATCGGAAAAATTATGAGACCCAGCGGGAACGGCTGTTGCAGCAGGAACAGGCAGCTCGCACTGCCGCCGAACACGCCAACCGAACGAAAGAGCAGTTCCTAGCAGTCCTCTCCCATGAACTGCGAACCCCTCTCAACCCCATCCTGGGCTGGGCGAAGATTCTACAGTTCCCCCAGGTGAGCCATGATAGGCTTCAGCAAGGACTAGCGACGATTGAGCGTAATGCCAAGCAGCAGGTCCAAATTATTGATGACCTGCTCGATATCTCTAAAATTACTCAAGGTAAGCTCACGCTGCAATTTGCATCGATCGATTTGGCTGACCCCATTACATCTGCCGTGGAAACCGTGCAACTTGCAGCACAGGCAAAGAACATTCACCTGGAGGTCCTGCTTGAACCGATCGGGGGTCTGGTCAATGGCGATGCGGGCAGACTCCAGCAAGTAGTGTGGAACCTGCTCTCAAATGCTATAAAGTTCACGCCCCCCGGTGGGCAAGTGACGGTTCATCTATCCCAAGATGCTCACAATGCCCAAATCACCGTGAGCGATACCGGGAAGGGCATCCAGCCAGAATTCCTGCCCCACGTCTTTGAACTCTTCCGCCAGCAGGATAGCTCCACCACTCGATCGTTTGGTGGTCTCGGTTTAGGACTGGCGATCGCACGCCAGATCGTGGAAGCTCACGGTGGCACCATTACAGCAGCCAGTGAGGGAGAAGGGCAGGGCGCAACCTTCACCGTACAGCTCCCTCTATTGTCCACACCCCAACCTCAATCCTTTGACGCTCCCATCCTGCCCCCGGCAGGCTTACAAAACTTGCGCGTCCTTGTCGTCGATGATGAACCAGACTCGCTGGAACTGGTCAAAATCGTGCTGGACGGGGAAGGGGCGATCGTCTCTACCGCTAGCTCTGCAATAGAGGCACTGGAGATGTTGCAGCAAACCTCGTTTGATCTCTTGATTAGCGACATTGGAATGCCAGCCCAAGATGGCTATGCCCTAATTCAACAGGTTCGCGCCCTCCCTCACCCAAAACAGAACATTCCAGCCATTGCCCTCACTGCCTATGCCGGAGAAACAAATCAGTGTCAGGTCATAGCAGCTGGATTTGAGGCACACTTTGCCAAACCCCTGAGTCCCCAGCCATTCGTAGAACTCATTAAAACTCTGATCAACTAA
- a CDS encoding element excision factor XisI family protein, which produces MDHPLSYADILKQTVQAATIDQPRLQAIKLYPVCDLETGHFLILATGWDKQRWMDTILFHARLVEHQVIIEEDNFEEGLTPALIAAGIKQADITTSPKPAIVS; this is translated from the coding sequence ATGGATCACCCACTAAGCTACGCAGACATTCTGAAGCAAACGGTACAGGCAGCAACCATTGATCAGCCTCGACTTCAGGCAATCAAGCTGTATCCAGTGTGTGATCTGGAGACTGGACACTTTCTGATTCTGGCAACAGGGTGGGATAAACAGCGGTGGATGGACACCATCCTGTTTCATGCCCGTCTGGTTGAGCATCAGGTCATCATCGAAGAAGATAACTTCGAGGAAGGATTAACCCCAGCCCTGATTGCCGCAGGGATCAAACAAGCAGATATTACAACCAGCCCCAAGCCAGCGATCGTTTCTTGA
- a CDS encoding response regulator produces MTNRPQAIKGAFLQVYATMLDRPQVLRSQAQPLMGLRILLVEDEFDIANLLLFILADAGAEVVWVAQSSDALACLPDIHPDILLSNIKLPDEDGDWLIQAIREAESETFHHLPAIAISSYTREVAEHQMLEAGFERFLPKIFDSDQLIATILELV; encoded by the coding sequence GTGACAAACCGCCCCCAAGCCATAAAGGGGGCATTTTTACAGGTCTACGCAACCATGCTCGATCGTCCACAAGTTCTTCGGTCTCAAGCACAGCCCTTAATGGGGTTACGTATTCTGCTGGTTGAGGACGAGTTTGATATTGCTAATCTACTCCTGTTCATCCTGGCAGATGCCGGAGCAGAAGTCGTTTGGGTGGCACAATCGTCTGATGCTCTAGCTTGTCTACCTGATATTCATCCTGATATTCTCCTGTCCAACATCAAACTCCCTGATGAGGATGGAGACTGGCTCATTCAAGCCATTCGTGAGGCAGAGTCAGAAACCTTTCATCACCTTCCTGCCATTGCTATCTCCTCTTACACTAGAGAAGTCGCCGAACACCAAATGCTCGAAGCTGGGTTTGAACGATTCCTGCCTAAAATCTTTGACTCAGATCAGCTGATTGCTACCATTCTCGAATTAGTCTAA
- a CDS encoding DUF6328 family protein, with translation MANQDISHSAQENLNSNDHDEKSLNEMLQELRILQQGSQILAGFLVLLPFSEGFSKIAPFEKWVYIVAFISSIISLICFSAPAAQHRLARPLKHRVKFKRRSTRIIVGGTVALSITLISTTHLVLNEVVGGQWSHLGTAVIGLLIGIIWWLIPLMRRGHG, from the coding sequence ATGGCAAACCAGGATATTTCACATTCTGCCCAGGAAAACCTGAACAGCAATGACCACGATGAAAAAAGCCTGAATGAGATGCTTCAGGAGTTGCGCATCTTGCAGCAGGGAAGCCAAATCCTCGCAGGGTTTCTCGTCCTTTTACCCTTTAGTGAAGGATTTAGCAAGATTGCTCCATTTGAGAAATGGGTTTACATCGTTGCATTCATCAGCTCCATCATCAGCCTAATTTGCTTTAGTGCTCCCGCAGCCCAGCACCGTCTCGCCCGTCCGTTGAAACATCGGGTCAAGTTTAAGCGCCGCTCAACCCGCATTATTGTTGGTGGAACAGTTGCCCTTTCGATCACGTTAATTTCTACCACCCATCTGGTTTTGAATGAAGTTGTTGGGGGGCAATGGTCTCATCTTGGCACCGCTGTTATTGGGTTATTAATCGGAATTATTTGGTGGCTAATTCCATTGATGAGACGAGGGCACGGATAA
- a CDS encoding tetratricopeptide repeat protein, which produces MNDRTKAILFLAAQPSSTARLRLDEEIREIEAGLQRSRYRDRFRLKQQWAVRSRDLQRAMLDYRPQIVHFSGHGVGQTTAQEEQSSEGTRKLVPFDPVEVFEEGLIFEDQSGQPQLVTTEALAALFELFRESVECVVLNACYSERQAQAIANHIPYVIGMNQAIADKAAIEFSVAFYDAIGAGRDIKFAFDLATVAIKMAGIAQDHIPVLITHRPDRPPAPTPATIAFSTYNPQTFTGREAETRMICEQLQGNCRIVAIVGMTGVGKTTLAERTIDQLVQEEEALPYVRFSLDDRFIGVDFSSSGAALLRELRDELTLEDQQDPANLVNHIISRLQSHPCRLQIDSLERLLKGNEQEGWSEFTDPLWLSLLQRVLSANQLGSQLILTTQDIPGDLESVGDRFNQFWFCQPLQGLSQQEQLELFHKLGLVDDQERLKRIGQFYDGHPLVLQVIADEIKQRPFNGSVQSYWQRYGEEFEAVTPQGKVDRSRTFRTRVRQRVEQTIDSLPNSAKQMLCACSVFRRPVPETFWIEMSEGDDPYAAFDLLQGRKLVEYVDVPGQPSLVRQHNLIRSVSYSLLKTDNEQWEWAERKAADLWLTAYVPLDDAPNIETIRGYLEAFDHFCEIQDWDNVKEVSSTRLNTPTQDDLGGQLYTWGYFQENVLFHKKQLEMARIHDDKQETAWALCNLGNAYFSLGQYPQAINFHQQSLSIAREIDDRKGGGVSLGNLGGVYASLGQYPQAINFYQQSLSIAQEIGDRFGEGRALGNLGLAYDRLGQYSQAIGFHQQYLSIAQEINYQYGEVNALVNLGEAQRKLQQYSESLANNQAALQLTQEIGDRANEAEALLNLAKLYHDLNDTPTALPLCQQALALASELGIPLKADCEELLDKLTNGDKS; this is translated from the coding sequence ATGAACGATCGCACAAAAGCAATTCTATTTCTGGCAGCTCAACCCTCCTCCACGGCAAGACTTCGCCTCGATGAAGAGATTCGTGAAATTGAGGCAGGCTTGCAAAGGTCGAGATACCGCGATCGATTCCGGCTCAAGCAACAGTGGGCTGTCCGCTCGAGAGATTTACAAAGGGCGATGCTCGATTATCGACCTCAGATTGTTCACTTTTCCGGGCATGGTGTGGGGCAGACAACAGCGCAGGAGGAGCAATCTTCTGAGGGAACACGCAAACTGGTGCCCTTCGATCCGGTAGAAGTCTTTGAAGAGGGATTGATCTTTGAAGACCAGTCCGGACAACCCCAACTCGTCACGACAGAGGCATTAGCGGCACTGTTTGAACTCTTTCGAGAGTCTGTCGAGTGTGTCGTGCTGAATGCCTGCTACTCAGAACGACAGGCTCAGGCGATCGCCAACCATATCCCTTACGTCATCGGCATGAACCAGGCAATTGCTGACAAAGCCGCGATCGAGTTCTCCGTCGCCTTCTATGATGCGATTGGGGCGGGCAGAGATATCAAGTTCGCCTTTGACCTGGCTACTGTCGCCATTAAGATGGCAGGTATTGCCCAGGATCACATTCCCGTCCTGATTACCCATCGACCAGACAGACCTCCTGCCCCAACCCCTGCCACGATCGCCTTCTCGACCTACAACCCTCAGACGTTTACGGGAAGGGAAGCAGAGACGAGGATGATTTGTGAGCAGCTCCAAGGCAATTGTCGGATTGTAGCGATCGTCGGTATGACCGGCGTAGGTAAGACGACTCTTGCAGAACGGACGATCGATCAACTCGTTCAGGAAGAAGAAGCACTGCCCTATGTCCGCTTCAGCCTAGACGATCGCTTCATTGGAGTTGATTTCTCCAGTAGTGGCGCGGCACTGCTCAGAGAACTGAGGGATGAATTGACACTAGAAGACCAGCAAGATCCTGCTAATCTGGTCAATCACATCATTAGCAGGCTACAAAGCCATCCCTGTCGGCTTCAGATTGATTCGCTGGAAAGACTGCTGAAGGGCAATGAACAGGAAGGGTGGAGTGAGTTCACTGACCCCCTCTGGCTCTCACTGCTGCAACGGGTGCTGTCTGCAAACCAGCTAGGGAGTCAACTGATTCTCACCACTCAGGATATTCCTGGAGATTTGGAGAGCGTGGGCGATCGTTTCAACCAATTTTGGTTCTGCCAGCCGCTCCAAGGATTGAGTCAGCAGGAGCAGTTAGAACTGTTTCACAAGTTGGGATTGGTGGATGACCAAGAACGTTTGAAGCGCATTGGGCAGTTCTACGATGGGCATCCCTTAGTGTTGCAAGTCATCGCAGATGAAATTAAACAACGTCCTTTCAATGGCAGTGTTCAGAGCTATTGGCAGCGATATGGGGAGGAGTTTGAGGCAGTAACTCCCCAGGGCAAGGTCGATCGCTCCCGTACCTTTAGAACTCGTGTCAGGCAAAGAGTGGAGCAAACGATCGATTCTCTACCTAATTCTGCCAAGCAGATGCTCTGTGCCTGTTCAGTCTTCCGTCGCCCCGTGCCGGAAACCTTCTGGATTGAGATGAGTGAAGGTGATGACCCCTATGCGGCTTTTGATCTCCTTCAGGGGCGCAAGCTGGTGGAATATGTCGATGTCCCTGGTCAGCCTTCTCTTGTGCGTCAGCATAATCTTATCCGCTCCGTCAGCTATAGCTTGCTCAAAACAGATAACGAGCAGTGGGAATGGGCAGAACGAAAAGCCGCTGACCTTTGGCTCACTGCTTATGTGCCGCTTGATGATGCACCTAACATTGAAACCATTCGGGGCTATCTAGAGGCATTTGACCATTTCTGTGAAATTCAAGATTGGGACAATGTTAAAGAAGTGTCTTCAACTCGATTAAACACACCCACTCAAGACGACCTCGGCGGGCAACTTTACACCTGGGGCTATTTCCAAGAAAACGTGCTGTTCCATAAGAAGCAGCTAGAAATGGCACGAATTCATGACGATAAACAAGAAACAGCTTGGGCACTGTGTAATTTGGGCAATGCTTACTTCAGCCTCGGTCAGTACCCTCAAGCTATCAACTTCCACCAGCAATCGCTCTCCATCGCACGAGAAATTGACGATCGAAAGGGGGGAGGCGTTTCGTTAGGCAATTTGGGAGGTGTTTACGCCAGCCTTGGTCAGTATCCACAAGCCATCAACTTCTATCAACAATCCCTCTCCATCGCACAAGAAATTGGCGATCGATTCGGGGAAGGTAGGGCGCTAGGCAATTTGGGACTGGCTTATGACAGGCTCGGTCAGTACTCGCAAGCTATCGGCTTCCACCAACAATATCTCTCTATCGCACAAGAGATTAACTATCAATATGGAGAGGTTAACGCACTTGTCAATCTGGGTGAAGCCCAACGCAAGCTCCAGCAATACTCAGAGTCTCTCGCCAATAACCAAGCAGCACTACAACTCACTCAAGAAATTGGCGATCGCGCCAACGAAGCCGAAGCCCTCCTCAACCTCGCCAAACTCTATCATGACCTCAACGACACCCCCACTGCTCTCCCCCTCTGCCAGCAAGCTCTGGCTCTAGCCTCTGAACTCGGTATCCCCCTCAAAGCCGATTGTGAGGAACTGCTGGACAAGTTGACTAATGGGGATAAGTCATAG
- a CDS encoding sensor histidine kinase, with protein sequence MPPFLQSLLSSGPFIPHGHCYLWQTPLVGLHLLSDVFIALAYYSIPIFLVAFSVKRKDLPFRWLFWLFGAFIVSCGTTHWLDVVTLWYPVYWFSGGVKAVTALVSVATVMELIPLYPKALALPSPAQLKAINQQLEQEIEERKAVEAALRESEQRNAELSAAALKEKDNLLNLFAQYAPAGVVMFDDQMRYLMASQRWIDDYELEPVEALIGRSHYEVRPHLPEPWKQVHQRCLAGATERCEEDRFVRADGVEKFIRWEVRPWYQAAGDVGGIIMFSEDITEQKQAERALQQLNTELEQRVVERTAELTALSDRLKEVQEIARIGSWEYDLLTGQISWSDEIFRIFALSPEQPVPSYEQHLRENYLPEEAARLQAAVTRALEQREPYELDLQIIRADGSTGWILGKGKPIVNEHQQVVRLVGTALDITERKTLEVEQQHLVQMKDEFLSLVSHELRSPLASIKMAIHLLEIKLGQVLPVLEAENQVQCRQIQQYLNILHQQCDQELEIVNNLLDLQRLEAGGATKTIAPIQVLEWVEQVASAYQERAQERQQQLQVLLPPSVPDLHSDCEILTSVLRELLTNACKYTPPGETITVQVEPTTANIRIMVQNSGSFIPQAELERIFDKFYRVPGGDPWKQGGTGLGLALAKKQVEYLGGSMRAESDARGVRFILTLPIEIV encoded by the coding sequence ATGCCCCCATTCCTGCAAAGCCTGCTGTCTTCAGGTCCGTTCATCCCCCACGGTCACTGCTATCTCTGGCAGACTCCCTTAGTAGGGCTGCATCTCCTCTCGGATGTCTTTATTGCTCTGGCTTACTACTCGATTCCAATATTTTTGGTTGCCTTTTCGGTCAAACGGAAAGACCTGCCCTTTCGTTGGCTCTTTTGGTTGTTTGGAGCATTTATTGTTTCCTGTGGCACGACTCACTGGCTGGATGTTGTCACGCTCTGGTATCCCGTTTATTGGTTCTCTGGTGGCGTTAAGGCAGTCACAGCACTGGTCTCGGTTGCCACCGTCATGGAACTGATTCCGCTCTATCCTAAAGCCCTGGCATTGCCCAGCCCCGCACAGCTAAAGGCGATTAACCAACAGCTAGAGCAGGAAATTGAGGAACGGAAAGCAGTTGAAGCAGCACTCAGGGAGAGTGAGCAACGTAATGCTGAACTGTCAGCAGCAGCCCTGAAAGAGAAGGACAATCTGCTGAATTTATTTGCTCAGTATGCCCCTGCTGGAGTTGTCATGTTTGACGACCAAATGCGCTACCTCATGGCGAGCCAACGCTGGATTGATGATTATGAGCTGGAGCCGGTTGAAGCCTTAATTGGACGATCGCACTATGAAGTCCGTCCCCATCTGCCAGAACCGTGGAAGCAGGTGCACCAGCGATGTTTAGCAGGGGCAACCGAACGGTGTGAGGAAGATCGGTTTGTTCGAGCCGATGGAGTGGAAAAGTTCATCCGCTGGGAGGTTCGTCCCTGGTATCAGGCAGCAGGAGACGTAGGCGGCATCATTATGTTCTCGGAAGACATTACTGAACAAAAGCAGGCAGAACGGGCACTCCAGCAGCTCAATACTGAACTCGAACAGCGGGTAGTAGAACGAACAGCCGAACTCACAGCCCTCAGCGATCGTCTGAAAGAGGTACAGGAAATTGCTCGGATCGGGAGCTGGGAATACGACTTGCTCACTGGACAAATTAGCTGGTCTGATGAAATCTTTCGTATCTTTGCTCTATCCCCAGAGCAGCCTGTCCCCAGCTATGAGCAGCACTTGCGCGAAAACTACCTGCCTGAAGAGGCAGCACGACTCCAGGCAGCAGTAACACGCGCACTAGAACAGAGAGAGCCGTATGAATTGGATTTGCAAATCATTCGAGCAGATGGCTCAACCGGATGGATCTTGGGCAAGGGTAAGCCGATCGTCAATGAGCATCAGCAAGTGGTGCGCCTGGTAGGAACTGCTTTAGACATTACAGAGCGCAAGACCCTGGAAGTCGAGCAGCAGCACTTAGTCCAGATGAAGGATGAATTCCTCAGCTTGGTCTCTCACGAACTCCGATCGCCCCTCGCCAGTATCAAAATGGCAATTCATCTGCTAGAAATCAAGCTGGGGCAGGTGTTGCCTGTGCTTGAAGCAGAGAACCAAGTTCAGTGTCGGCAAATCCAGCAATACTTGAACATCCTCCATCAACAGTGCGATCAGGAGCTTGAGATCGTCAATAACCTGCTGGACTTACAGCGGCTAGAAGCAGGCGGAGCCACTAAGACGATCGCCCCCATCCAGGTTCTTGAATGGGTTGAGCAGGTTGCTTCTGCTTATCAAGAACGGGCACAGGAACGACAGCAGCAGCTACAGGTATTGCTCCCTCCATCCGTACCAGACTTGCATTCAGATTGTGAGATCTTAACGAGTGTGCTGAGAGAGTTATTGACCAACGCCTGCAAGTACACGCCACCCGGAGAGACGATCACGGTGCAGGTAGAACCCACAACTGCCAATATTCGGATTATGGTGCAGAATTCAGGCAGCTTTATCCCGCAAGCAGAACTAGAGCGCATCTTTGACAAGTTCTATCGAGTGCCGGGGGGCGACCCTTGGAAGCAGGGCGGGACTGGCTTAGGACTGGCTCTCGCTAAGAAGCAGGTAGAGTACCTGGGAGGGTCGATGCGGGCTGAGAGTGATGCGCGAGGGGTGCGGTTTATTCTCACTCTTCCGATAGAAATTGTCTAG
- a CDS encoding XisH family protein yields MSKRDDLHFPLRRTLEKDGWTITDDPLILVLEQTLLKADLGAEKFFTAEKQGRKIAVEVKDFDAPSVISELEKTMGQLQLYQWALEEQDAERQLYLAVSQEIYLKHFQKPIFQLAVRRNRINLLVYEPIAEEILQWITH; encoded by the coding sequence ATGTCCAAGCGAGACGATTTACACTTTCCTCTCCGTCGCACCCTGGAAAAAGACGGATGGACAATCACAGACGATCCGTTAATTCTGGTACTGGAACAAACTCTGCTTAAAGCTGACCTGGGAGCCGAGAAGTTTTTCACTGCCGAAAAGCAGGGACGCAAGATTGCCGTAGAAGTGAAAGACTTTGATGCTCCCTCAGTCATTAGTGAGCTGGAAAAAACAATGGGACAACTCCAGCTTTATCAATGGGCATTAGAGGAGCAGGACGCAGAGCGACAGTTGTATTTAGCCGTGAGTCAAGAGATTTACCTCAAGCATTTTCAAAAGCCGATTTTTCAGTTAGCGGTCAGGCGCAATAGAATCAACTTATTAGTTTACGAACCGATCGCGGAGGAGATTCTGCAATGGATCACCCACTAA
- a CDS encoding PF20097 family protein: protein MQNQKCPKCGGEMDAGKVQADSLMYYSDWQKKTFKLGILVDKACACLTCGYIEMYLNPEVLRKKIQDNNPNGIK, encoded by the coding sequence ATGCAGAATCAAAAATGTCCTAAATGTGGTGGAGAAATGGATGCAGGGAAGGTGCAAGCTGATAGTTTAATGTACTATTCAGATTGGCAGAAAAAAACTTTCAAGCTTGGCATACTCGTTGATAAAGCATGTGCATGTCTGACCTGTGGATATATCGAAATGTATCTGAATCCGGAAGTTTTAAGGAAAAAGATACAAGACAACAATCCGAATGGAATTAAATAG